Genomic DNA from Cololabis saira isolate AMF1-May2022 chromosome 20, fColSai1.1, whole genome shotgun sequence:
tgaattgaattgaattgaattgaattgaattgaactaaaCACTTTGGTCACAAGCAGtcagcagagccgcctgggagacttgcgaggccctgtgcgaaatggctgggggggcccttttgggggtttttcgggtcggatcgggtgtctatatgcacaattttaactctccaattagcaaaatactggataccttcccctgcctcatcatcatctcttgcctcgacgcggggccccacggctgcttgagacccggtcggatctgtgatttttgtaacaaatttatcaaacaagcctttcagagaggcattaaactcttccattttctttcgtttttttcttttttcatcccctgatggaaatttcctgaatctgtctcgttctctcgacattgtgtgacagtttgttccaactccaccgtttggatcagagcagcttgtgtctgcgcttggtctgatcagttgtattgaacaacagacacgcgcatcattgcacatatatttattgatatgcacagactagtacacattaaggtctgtaatggaacgtgactgttgatatttataaggggaaaaaaaatttgaaaaaaaaaaaaaaaacggcccatagcgcgaggccccttggggcgcgaggccctgtgcggtcgcacggttcgcacaccccttgcggcggccctggcaGTCAGTACTATATTTTGTCGTTGCAGTCTCACATGAAGAATTAAAAACACGATTGTGATGTTTGCTCGTGCAAGTTTGTGATAAATAGTGGCATAAATTAGTACTTTTTTACAGGTAAGTTTAAAAACAATGTTCCATATTCAGTCATGTCCTGAAGCCTTGTATCCGTTTGTCCTCAGGACGATCTTGTGCTCCACGGTGGAGTTGGAAGTGTCCTCGTGGCTGGTCCACATATAAGGATCGCTGTTTCCGTTACATTCCCACTCGCTTGACCTGGGCACAAGCGGAGGTAACTTACaagtttatttagttttttatttcgcTTAGCTGATTTTATTTTGACTACTTCTCTCTTTATCTTCTCTCTAGTTGAACTGCAGATCCATGAAGGGGACCCTGGCATCAGTTCACAACATCTATGAGTACCGCACGATTCAGGGGATCATAAAGGCATCTTGTCATGGATATCCAGGAACATGGATCGGAGGCTCTGATGCACAACAGGTGTATTTTGTTTCTATAATTTCACCCCATAATATTTGCAGTCACCATATTTGCTACTAAACATTTAGCAATGGAAATAAAGACCAAACCGAGCACAAACATTTGTGATTTTAAGATATCTCTTATCGTTGATCATTTTACAGACCACTGTTACTGGCTGTGGTTTGATCTACTTTTGTTCGCCATTGGTGACactagttctttttttttcttactattTTAGgatgaatacatttaaaataagcagaaaacaGCTATGGAATTAcacatacaatacaatacacacAATCACTGCAAATATCGGTCAGGTTGTTTCAAGTCTTTAATTGATTAAATTTCGTCTTTTAGGAGAAGCTTTGGCTGTGGTCTGACGGAAGTCCTTTCAACTACTCCTACTGGTGTCCTGGGGAACCCAATAATGGTTACGGTGGCAAACAGCACTGTTTGCAAATGAATTATTCAGGTAGGTTGAGTATCCACACGACtaattacaaaaatgtcttttgttttgaaatgtcaTACCTGATTATTGATGTTAAGCctacattttattattattattcaaaacAGTATTTTTTTACCGTAATAATTTAGGGGATTACATTCCCGACATGTTTTGGTGAGACTGACTCTGTTTTCGTTGTTTTTACTTACAGGGAGAAAGTGCTGGGACGATCATTTGTGCTGGGCTAAACGTCCGTCTGTCTGCGCAAGAAAAAGGAAATCCTGCCTGTTCTGATCCAGAAAAACGACAGCCGTCTATGACCACAAACACTGCAGTTTGTGAATCCCTGGATAAGCAGCCAAACCCCCACTCATCCTTATTCTTAACTATGCTTTTTTCTTATCTATTACTGCAATGTTACTTAAAGAATGAGGCGAGAATCGACACAAACTGGAGATGGATTGTCCCGTTGCTCTTGTGGCTTTAAAATGGGCATAATGAATGTGTTTTGGAGCTTTTAGCACAACTTTTATCTGCAGCATGAAttgttcctcttttcttctttgaaaTTAAAAGGCTCAAGCATCGAAAGATTGTTTGATGGTTTCTGTGTACATCGGGGTGAAAGTAGATTAAAGTAAGAAAACACTTTAATGTCAGAACAATCATCTGTCATTGAGGTGACGTCTATTTTTCAAACTACTCTCATGAATTAGACCTTTAAAACACAGCTGTTGCAGTCTAATGTGAGtggataaaataataaaggtGGAAACTTTGATGTAGCTTAGCCACGCGTCATGATTGGCCCGTCCCgtctgtatcatgggacaatcATGACGTTTTTGTTTCTGGTATCGGATGTTATGCTACAGTCTGCATTAACAGACTCTGTAGCCATCTTCAAGGCGGAAAGCTCTTATGGCTTCGTTATGAAAAGATTTCCTGCAAAAGTGACATTGTTAATGGAGTTCCCAGCACATGCTCAGGCAAGATGGCGGCGCGCACAGACGCAGCGGCTCAGAGCCCTCCCTATTTGTGCCTTTTATGTTTTTCGTATTCACCTGTCCTCCACCATGCGAGCCTACTGTGCACAAGTTGACAGATAGCTAAACAGTCATAAGTGTAGGTTGGGTGATGACCCAGAAACGAGGAATAAAGTTCAGTTTTCTTTACTTGAGATTGTCTTGGATACAGCTTCTTAGTTACTGAATCTGTTGAACTGATCACAGAGTAAATGTTCCATTTTAGTCTAACAACATTCCAGTGAGTACAAAAAACTTGGACTGGACCTGCTGGACATTTGGTTTCCAAATGAACATGACCATATCCAGCGACTTCCATCACccattgctttttttctttttttttttttttaccttgtctgcacacatattaatgattgataccatgacgatagaaaccaaaagcatacacatgtgcattattactatatttaatatatatacatatatatacgcatacatatgcatacacatacataaatatacacatacaaacccagtgattttttttttttctttcttttttttttgggggggtggtgacgacatccactgccaatccaggaagcaggaacacatggaaacactcgcactggaaatctgcaacaaaaaaccacaaacaaaacacgaaaccggcacggagccaaccaaaacaataacagcaatcgacccaaatcttgagatctgatcgcagtctgagctaagctaccgctaccgctacctaaccccaaaaactagagagccagcatgcaggtgaacaagccggtgtgtatgtctatgtgtgtgtatgcgtgtatgtatatgatcatgcgtgtgtgtgtgtgtgtgtgtgtgtgtgtgtatgtatatgtttgtgtggctgtgtatgtttgtgtatatgcatgtgtccgccccccccccaccgcaaTGAGgcaaccccaccccccccccccccccccccccacaggcccccaaggcccccaccggccagggacaggacataaagcatgcatgtaattatctggggtgttctctgtgcactgtgaacagatattaaaggtgacaaagcccatctggaacatcctttgtccagtataatgtattctatgaagaactttgtactgtataagctgtaagtttgggttttccATCACCCATTGCTAAACTTCTACCTCACAGACGTGGTACAGATCCGTTGTATACAAGACGGACCATTTGGAATTGCACTTAGCTGGGAATCGTTATGTCTGTGAAAGCTGTGTGCTTATCATAACAGAAACCTGGCGACACAAACAAATCCCTGATGCCATGGTACAGCTAGCAGGCCATACGCTACACCGCTGGCACAGGAACAGTGACTCAGGGAAGTGCAGAGGGGGGCTACGCATCTACATGCATGAATGTTGGTGTCATAGCAGCACTGTTGTCATTACTGCGGTCTACCAACAGATGCTAATGTAAACACAGCTCTCTCTGCTACTGAACGCCATCAATGTCCACCAGCACGCCCACCCCACTGACATCCACATTATTGCAGGGGACTTTAGTAAGGTAAATCTCAAGTCTGTACTACCAAAATTCCATCAACATGTAAAATGACCAACAAGAGGGGAAAACACCCCGAATAATGTGTAttccaaggcaaggcaagtttatttatatagcacaattccacacaaggtaattcaacggctgcgttcagactgcaggcaaatatccgatttttagcccatccagattgaaactggatgactcttttgaagccttaacagtccc
This window encodes:
- the LOC133420712 gene encoding ladderlectin-like, producing the protein MKNLVAFLVLCVVIAQADATRRSCAPRWSWKCPRGWSTYKDRCFRYIPTRLTWAQAELNCRSMKGTLASVHNIYEYRTIQGIIKASCHGYPGTWIGGSDAQQEKLWLWSDGSPFNYSYWCPGEPNNGYGGKQHCLQMNYSGRKCWDDHLCWAKRPSVCARKRKSCLF